The genomic segment TCGGCCAATGCTCCAACCACCTTCCAGAGGACCACCTCTCCGGCTATTCCCCGGCGGTTCTCCTCTTTCCCTTTGGGGCTTGAGGCCACATCGTCGTTCACGATGATGCTCTCCACCGGAACTCCTTCACTTTCGGCAAGCTCTTTGGCCATACCGAAGTTCATGACGTCCCCAGAGTAGTTCCCAAGGCAAAGGAGCACACCTTTTCCCCCGTCCACCGCCTTGATGGCCTCGTAGACCCGGGAAACCGGGGGAGCAGCAAAGATATCCCCCACCGCCACGGCATCGACAAGACCCTTCCCGATGTACCCGATGAAGGCCGGCTTGTGCCCTGAACCTCCTCCGGTGACGATGCCCACCTTTCCTTTGACCGGGGCATCTTTCCGGACGAGGACTCGCTCGGTTTCCAGGCGGCGGACCTTGTGGGGATGGGCTTTCACGAAACCCTCAAGCATTTCCTCAATGAGGTTCTCTGGACGGTTGATGAACTTTTTCATACACATTCCCCCTCCGTGTTGCTCAACTCATTCCTCATTGTCGCAAATAAGGCGCTGCGCATCAACTCTTCACCTGGTTAATTCCGAAGTGCAGTTCGGGCAACGAATGGCCTTGATGGGAATGAGGGTGAAGCAGAAGGGACATTCCTTCGTCGTGGGCGGTGGTGGAACAACGGCTTTCTCGCGGCGCAGACGATTGACCGCCTTAACCATGAAGAAAACGGCTATGGCAACTATCAAGAAAGCAACAACGCTATTGATGAACATCCCGTAGTTCAGAGTGACCGCTCCCGCTTCTTGGGCCGAGGCAACGGTATAGTAAGGTCCGGGTTTGTCCCCTTCCTTGAGCACAAGAAAGAGGTTCGAGAAGTCGACTTTCCTCAGGAGAAGACCAAGAGGCGGCATGATGATATCAGCAACGAGGGATTTCACAATTGCCCCAAAGGCATTGCCTATGATGACACCTACGGCAAGATCGATGACGTTACCACGGCTTACAAACTCTTTGAACTCCTCGAAAACCTTCGCCACCGAACCCTCCTCCTTTTGTCTCATTGTACCATTCTACCACTTATTCGAAGAAGAAAACTGTGGTAAACTTGGCAAGAGAAGACCCGGTACCAGAGGTCTTCCCCCAAGGAGGGGACTGCATGGAGCCAAGGTTCTGGAAATTCCTCATCCTTACCCTTCTCTTCCTCCTCTTAAGCTTTGGAAGCTGTGCGGAGAACGTTCCAGAGAGAATTGACTTTGAGAAGGGTCTTATCTTTTTCGAGCAATGGGTTCACATCGCTGGGGAACCAGGATCCCCCTACCTCTGCATCGACTTCCCCACTTACCGGTTGAACAGGGAAGAAGGTACACTCGTGAGCCTTGTCGGTGCTTTTGGGAGGGGTGAGGGGAAAATAGACCCTGAGACCGTAAATCTCATCGTAGGAGAAGGGGTATCCCTCTCAGGAAGAGCAGGCACGGGAGCATCAAGTGGACTCAAGGGGGTCACGAGTTTTCCGTTTACCGTAAACTACCAAATGCTTGTCATCAAAGGAATGGAGGAAGATGGGAGTTTGCGTATCGAAAGGCTGGACGATCAACTCCTCTTTTTTGAGTTCTCTTTCCCAAATCCTCTCCCTTCAGGCGTTCTTGTCCTGAAGCCTGGGAAGCAGTTGACCTACTCCACAACCCAGAACGTTTCCCCTGGAGGGGAAAGGCAAAAGCTCACCCTCACTGTGACGCTTGAGAGCCTCTTTCTCGAACGCGCAAAGTGCCAAAATGCCGCCGCACGGCAATGAAGCCTTCCTGGGAAATTCCCGACCCTGGAAAAAGAAGTCCTTCGGGGATGAAGCAACAACCCCAGAGCGACAAAGAACCCCATGCCAAAATCGTTGACAAAACCAACCCCTATCGGATAACTTGAGGTAGCAAGATGCAAAAGGAAGGCATGGAGACCGGAAACGGCATGCAAGAACAGAGGAAAGAGCGCATAGTTTACACCATTGGCCATTCCAATCATACTCTGAACCACTTTCTGGACTTACTCCGAAAGCATGGCATCGAGGTTGTCGTTGATGTCCGTTCACAACCGTACTCCCACTACGTGCCTCATTTCAACCAGGAAAAACTGAAACAGGTGTTACCACAAAACGGGATACGATACCTCTACTTAGGAAAGGAACTGGGTGGTCGGCCAAGGGGAGTGGAATTCTACGACGAAGACGGAAAAGTGAACTATTCCCGCCTTGCTGAATCCGAACCTTTTAAGCAGGGCATAGCACGTCTGATTCAGGAGCTCTCAAGGAGTCGAGTAGCCTTAATGTGCGGTGAGGAAAATCCCACCATGTGCCACCGGCGACTCCTTGTTGGTCGTGTTCTTGCTGCAGAGGGCGTCACCGTCTACCACATCCGGGGCGATGGTCGGATAGAGACTGACGACCAGTTAGAAACGGAGAAGAAGGTCGAGGACTGTAAAGTCCAGCAATTGTTGTTGCTTCCAAGAGCCGCAAATAGCCAATCGATGCTATCTTCGAGATCGAAGAAGGCTCCAAGCTCCTTCTGAGCATTAGCCTTGGCGAGCCCTTCGAAAATACACTGCGCTTTTTCGGGTTCTCGTAGGCTCTTTGCTTTGCAGATTAACCCTTCTTGTGCTACCTTTTCCTTCGAGTCCAAAAATCGGGGTGGTTCTCGTGCTCTTTGCCGGAATCGATGTCGGGTCTCAATCCACAGCCTGTGTCCTCTGGGATGGGGAAAGGATTTTGGGCTTCTCCGTTCTCCCCAGCGGGGTGAACCCGAAAGAGCGGGCTCAGGAAGCCCTGGCAAAAGCCCTGGATATGGTAGGAAGAAAGGATGCAGAGTGCTTCCTCGTTGCCACGGGGTACGGACGCTACCAGGTGGAAGGGGCAAAACTCGTGGTGAGCGAAATCACTTGTCAAGCTCAGGGAGTGGCGTACCTCTTCCCAAAGGCAAAGACTGTCATAGATATTG from the Candidatus Caldatribacterium sp. genome contains:
- the mscL gene encoding large-conductance mechanosensitive channel protein MscL; its protein translation is MRQKEEGSVAKVFEEFKEFVSRGNVIDLAVGVIIGNAFGAIVKSLVADIIMPPLGLLLRKVDFSNLFLVLKEGDKPGPYYTVASAQEAGAVTLNYGMFINSVVAFLIVAIAVFFMVKAVNRLRREKAVVPPPPTTKECPFCFTLIPIKAIRCPNCTSELTR
- a CDS encoding DUF488 domain-containing protein yields the protein MQEQRKERIVYTIGHSNHTLNHFLDLLRKHGIEVVVDVRSQPYSHYVPHFNQEKLKQVLPQNGIRYLYLGKELGGRPRGVEFYDEDGKVNYSRLAESEPFKQGIARLIQELSRSRVALMCGEENPTMCHRRLLVGRVLAAEGVTVYHIRGDGRIETDDQLETEKKVEDCKVQQLLLLPRAANSQSMLSSRSKKAPSSF